In a single window of the Arachis hypogaea cultivar Tifrunner chromosome 6, arahy.Tifrunner.gnm2.J5K5, whole genome shotgun sequence genome:
- the LOC112696965 gene encoding hydroxycinnamoyl-CoA:piscidic acid hydroxycinnamoyltransferase, whose product MVSIQSHHTIIPSNPTPNEKLFSLCEQIKLRTHAPLLYAYNKSTVNNHVLVATFMSSLSKALSIYYPLAGRLSLIDGSRWEIICNAKGALLIEAACNGKIMHDFCGDDFVPTGLVSQLIPNIDYGTPVSETPLLAVQITRFNCGGFTIGVALCRAAIDGTATMRFMNTWAKLAKGESLDPYDQFPCYDPSLLNSRTLLRNSKKVLHDHSEELFGTPPPWLGPLRKDSRVVVEVVKLTKEQVKKLKTKAAINNVKTPFSSFEVISGLLWRCVTKARYQGNGDQPTRLTTLVNCRNRLKPPLPNAYAGNAVFPTVTTTCSFSYLMQNPLSSAVEKVKKAIAKVDDEFVRNALVYIGNAKDMDLVRYNIHYPAKSVHKGGFKGNPNLFVVSWMNFSYKEATFGFGEPVHFGPGFMDSEGKAFITNNASGDGFNVAIALDSSHMDAFKKLFFGEIEEVFPISKL is encoded by the coding sequence ATGGTGAGCATTCAATCTCATCACACAATCATTCCTTCCAATCCAACCCCAAACGAAAAACTCTTTTCCCTCTGCGAGCAAATCAAGCTTCGCACTCACGCTCCTCTTCTCTATGCATATAACAAATCGACTGTCAATAACCATGTCCTTGTTGCCACCTTCATGAGCTCTCTCAGCAAGGCTTTGTCAATCTACTACCCGCTGGCGGGTAGGTTGAGCTTAATCGACGGTTCGAGATGGGAGATCATTTGCAACGCCAAAGGAGCGTTGCTAATCGAAGCGGCTTGCAACGGGAAGATCATGCACGATTTCTGTGGTGACGATTTTGTCCCTACCGGTTTAGTTTCGCAGCTAATTCCCAACATTGATTATGGTACTCCCGTTTCCGAGACGCCTCTTTTGGCGGTGCAAATCACGCGCTTTAATTGCGGCGGTTTCACCATCGGTGTCGCCCTGTGTCGTGCCGCCATTGATGGAACAGCAACCATGCGATTCATGAACACGTGGGCTAAGTTAGCCAAAGGAGAATCTTTGGATCCATATGATCAATTCCCATGCTATGATCCAAGTTTGTTAAACTCACGCACTTTGTTGCGTAATTCGAAGAAGGTTTTGCATGATCATTCAGAAGAATTATTCGGAACTCCACCTCCATGGTTAGGTCCATTGAGAAAAGACTCCAGAGTTGTCGTTGAAGTTGTCAAACTCACAAAAGAACAGGTCAAGAAACTCAAAACGAAAGCCGCAATCAATAACGTTAAGACTCCGTTTTCGAGTTTCGAGGTCATTTCGGGGCTTTTATGGAGGTGTGTCACCAAAGCGAGATACCAAGGAAATGGTGACCAACCAACAAGGTTGACCACTTTGGTTAATTGTCGCAACCGTCTGAAACCACCGCTTCCTAATGCTTACGCAGGAAATGCAGTATTTCCGACGGTTACAACAACTTGTTCCTTCTCTTACCTAATGCAGAATCCTCTGAGTTCTGCAGTAGAAAAAGTGAAGAAGGCTATAGCGAAGGTGGACGATGAGTTCGTGAGAAATGCACTTGTTTATATTGGTAATGCTAAGGACATGGATTTGGTGAGGTATAACATTCACTATCCAGCGAAGAGTGTGCATAAGGGAGGGTTCAAGGGTAACCCAAACCTGTTTGTTGTGAGTTGGATGAATTTCTCGTATAAGGAAGCAACTTTCGGGTTcggggaaccagttcattttggACCCGGGTTCATGGATTCTGAGGGGAAGGCTTTCATCACGAACAATGCTAGTGGTGATGGATTCAATGTGGCTATTGCTTTGGACTCATCTCACATGGATGCTTTCAAGAAACTCTTTTTTGGCGAAATTGAAGAGGTGTTTCCTATTTCGAAATTGTGA